From Carassius gibelio isolate Cgi1373 ecotype wild population from Czech Republic chromosome B21, carGib1.2-hapl.c, whole genome shotgun sequence, the proteins below share one genomic window:
- the LOC127986627 gene encoding uncharacterized protein C18orf25 isoform X2 yields MTDAQKANELPECTTEGGATTEEQDMPLRQETTPTSSPTCEEPISSQSPDKQPTPSLLSMPCLLDELHRDSAAGQPHETDPPLAANQSCAQEDSDSSVCQRSPSSSGHLGDSDSSADEAPAPVQMGGRKSRRSHSESDTPSVTMAAKKNRCHQKQVNGRVRVRAPRSQQQKQRMRQLRQKREAAARRKPDVLQDSSTSDSDITAHSSSSSPLTASSDNDGERVNSHAPVGPAVIGHYDISDTHSEQEQQSQSLSGAVPAVEVQPSQVSLASTDSEVEIVGVQENAGVVSRFPRGGVIQSLSSWKQRAPAQWTSVSAQSVWVPPPEVVDLTLDEDRHRYLL; encoded by the exons ATGACTGATGCTCAGAAGGCCAACGAGCTCCCTGAATGCACCACAGAGGGTGGTGCCACAACAGAAGAGCAGGACATGCCCCTGAGACAAGAGACCACGCCCACCAGCTCGCCGACGTGCGAAGAACCAATCAGCTCTCAGAGTCCTGACAAACAGCCCACCCCCAGCCTGCTCTCCATGCCGTGCTTACTAGACGAGCTTCATAGAGACTCCGCCGCCGGGCAGCCGCATGAAACAGACCCGCCTCTGGCCGCCAACCAGTCCTGCGCACAGGAAGACAGCGACTCCTCCGTCTGCCAGCGGTCGCCTTCCTCCTCCGGTCACCTGGGAGACTCCGACTCGTCGGCAGACGAAGCTCCGGCGCCCGTTCAAATGGGCGGCAGGAAGTCACGGCGCTCGCATTCTGAGAGTGACACGCCCTCCGTGACAATGGCGGCCAAGAAGAACCGCTGCCATCAGAAGCAGGTAAACGGGCGCGTGCGCGTCAGAGCCCCGCGCAGCCAGCAGCAGAAGCAGCGCATGCGACAGCTGCGGCAGAAACGTGAGGCTGCGGCGAGACGCAAACCTGACGTGCTTCAGGACAGCAGCACCAGCGACAGCGACATCACAGCCCACTCATCCTCGTCCTCGCCACTAACGGCCTCGTCCGACAACGATGGAGAGAGAGTCAACTCTCATGCACCAG tgggTCCTGCAGTGATTGGACACTATGATATTTCAGACACTCACTCCGAACAGGAACAGCAGTCGCAGTCGCTCTCAG GTGCAGTTCCTGCAGTAGAAGTCCAGCCGTCTCAGGTGAGTCTGGCGTCCACAGACAGTGAAGTGGAGATCGTTGGAGTTCAAGAGAACGCCGG CGTGGTCTCCAGGTTTCCTCGTGGTGGAGTCATCCAGTCGCTTTCTTCCTGGAAGCAGAGAGCTCCGGCTCAGTGGACGTCCGTCTCGGCGCAGTCCGTCTGGGTTCCTCCTCCTGAGGTGGTGGATCTGACACTGGATGAAGACCGCCACAGATACCTGCTgtga
- the LOC127986627 gene encoding uncharacterized protein C18orf25 homolog isoform X3, with amino-acid sequence MTDAQKANELPECTTEGGATTEEQDMPLRQETTPTSSPTCEEPISSQSPDKQPTPSLLSMPCLLDELHRDSAAGQPHETDPPLAANQSCAQEDSDSSVCQRSPSSSGHLGDSDSSADEAPAPVQMGGRKSRRSHSESDTPSVTMAAKKNRCHQKQVNGRVRVRAPRSQQQKQRMRQLRQKREAAARRKPDVLQDSSTSDSDITAHSSSSSPLTASSDNDGERVNSHAPGAVPAVEVQPSQVSLASTDSEVEIVGVQENAGVVSRFPRGGVIQSLSSWKQRAPAQWTSVSAQSVWVPPPEVVDLTLDEDRHRYLL; translated from the exons ATGACTGATGCTCAGAAGGCCAACGAGCTCCCTGAATGCACCACAGAGGGTGGTGCCACAACAGAAGAGCAGGACATGCCCCTGAGACAAGAGACCACGCCCACCAGCTCGCCGACGTGCGAAGAACCAATCAGCTCTCAGAGTCCTGACAAACAGCCCACCCCCAGCCTGCTCTCCATGCCGTGCTTACTAGACGAGCTTCATAGAGACTCCGCCGCCGGGCAGCCGCATGAAACAGACCCGCCTCTGGCCGCCAACCAGTCCTGCGCACAGGAAGACAGCGACTCCTCCGTCTGCCAGCGGTCGCCTTCCTCCTCCGGTCACCTGGGAGACTCCGACTCGTCGGCAGACGAAGCTCCGGCGCCCGTTCAAATGGGCGGCAGGAAGTCACGGCGCTCGCATTCTGAGAGTGACACGCCCTCCGTGACAATGGCGGCCAAGAAGAACCGCTGCCATCAGAAGCAGGTAAACGGGCGCGTGCGCGTCAGAGCCCCGCGCAGCCAGCAGCAGAAGCAGCGCATGCGACAGCTGCGGCAGAAACGTGAGGCTGCGGCGAGACGCAAACCTGACGTGCTTCAGGACAGCAGCACCAGCGACAGCGACATCACAGCCCACTCATCCTCGTCCTCGCCACTAACGGCCTCGTCCGACAACGATGGAGAGAGAGTCAACTCTCATGCACCAG GTGCAGTTCCTGCAGTAGAAGTCCAGCCGTCTCAGGTGAGTCTGGCGTCCACAGACAGTGAAGTGGAGATCGTTGGAGTTCAAGAGAACGCCGG CGTGGTCTCCAGGTTTCCTCGTGGTGGAGTCATCCAGTCGCTTTCTTCCTGGAAGCAGAGAGCTCCGGCTCAGTGGACGTCCGTCTCGGCGCAGTCCGTCTGGGTTCCTCCTCCTGAGGTGGTGGATCTGACACTGGATGAAGACCGCCACAGATACCTGCTgtga
- the LOC127986627 gene encoding uncharacterized protein C18orf25 homolog isoform X1: MTDAQKANELPECTTEGGATTEEQDMPLRQETTPTSSPTCEEPISSQSPDKQPTPSLLSMPCLLDELHRDSAAGQPHETDPPLAANQSCAQEDSDSSVCQRSPSSSGHLGDSDSSADEAPAPVQMGGRKSRRSHSESDTPSVTMAAKKNRCHQKQVNGRVRVRAPRSQQQKQRMRQLRQKREAAARRKPDVLQDSSTSDSDITAHSSSSSPLTASSDNDGERVNSHAPAGQRRADASGASARGRGHLDLGVASGTLGGVLEEALTRFAAMQRQTEERFRVWMDRLTRLHSDDDLSSGENQEGRSHVSSFLPSSESQETLAAYQMARLSAITVPPPQTAGVNGSAEPSEPNV, from the exons ATGACTGATGCTCAGAAGGCCAACGAGCTCCCTGAATGCACCACAGAGGGTGGTGCCACAACAGAAGAGCAGGACATGCCCCTGAGACAAGAGACCACGCCCACCAGCTCGCCGACGTGCGAAGAACCAATCAGCTCTCAGAGTCCTGACAAACAGCCCACCCCCAGCCTGCTCTCCATGCCGTGCTTACTAGACGAGCTTCATAGAGACTCCGCCGCCGGGCAGCCGCATGAAACAGACCCGCCTCTGGCCGCCAACCAGTCCTGCGCACAGGAAGACAGCGACTCCTCCGTCTGCCAGCGGTCGCCTTCCTCCTCCGGTCACCTGGGAGACTCCGACTCGTCGGCAGACGAAGCTCCGGCGCCCGTTCAAATGGGCGGCAGGAAGTCACGGCGCTCGCATTCTGAGAGTGACACGCCCTCCGTGACAATGGCGGCCAAGAAGAACCGCTGCCATCAGAAGCAGGTAAACGGGCGCGTGCGCGTCAGAGCCCCGCGCAGCCAGCAGCAGAAGCAGCGCATGCGACAGCTGCGGCAGAAACGTGAGGCTGCGGCGAGACGCAAACCTGACGTGCTTCAGGACAGCAGCACCAGCGACAGCGACATCACAGCCCACTCATCCTCGTCCTCGCCACTAACGGCCTCGTCCGACAACGATGGAGAGAGAGTCAACTCTCATGCACCAG CTGGCCAACGCCGAGCGGACGCTTCTGGAGCTTCAGCACGTGGGCGGGGCCATCTTGACCTGGGCGTGGCCAGTGGAACCCTGGGCGGAGTCTTGGAGGAAGCTCTTACGCGATTCGCCGCGATGCAGAGACAGACCGAGGAGCGCTTCCGTGTGTGGATGGACAGATTGACCCGCCtgcattcagacgatgacctttCGTCTGGTGAAAATCAAGAGGGGCGGAGCCATGTTAGCTCGTTTCTGCCGTCGTCGGAGTCCCAGGAAACGCTGGCGGCCTATCAGATGGCTCGACTCAGCGCCATCACGGTTCCACCGCCTCAGACTGCTGGTGTCAATGGAAGCGCAGAGCCGTCTGAACCCAACGTTTAA